A genomic region of Leptolyngbya sp. NIES-2104 contains the following coding sequences:
- a CDS encoding succinate dehydrogenase/fumarate reductase iron-sulfur subunit, with translation MQVVFKIVRQTENAAPRVESYSLEVEPSNTILDCLNQIKWEQDGSLAYRKNCRNTICGSCSMRINGRSALACKENVGSEVARFAPDAEVPEMTIAPLGNMPVIKDLVVDMSSFWANLNAVDPYVSTASRQVPEREFLQSPEERDKLNQTGNCIMCGACYSECNAREVNPEFVGPHALAKAYRMVTDSRDDSTVDRLEKYNEGTSGVWGCTRCYYCNSVCPMEVAPMDQIGKIKNEILHSEIVDESRSIRHRRTLINLVKQGGWIDERQFGLKVVANNFRDLQGLFSLAPLGIRMIQRGKFPLSFEKSQGTDTIRSLIESVQAFEAQSK, from the coding sequence ATGCAGGTCGTATTTAAGATTGTTCGGCAAACTGAAAATGCTGCGCCACGAGTCGAATCGTATTCGCTAGAGGTGGAACCCAGCAATACAATTCTCGACTGCCTCAACCAGATTAAATGGGAGCAAGATGGGTCGCTGGCATATCGGAAAAATTGCCGAAATACGATTTGTGGAAGCTGCTCGATGCGAATTAATGGTCGATCGGCGCTTGCGTGTAAAGAGAATGTGGGGAGCGAAGTCGCGCGATTTGCCCCGGATGCAGAAGTGCCAGAAATGACGATCGCACCGCTCGGAAATATGCCCGTGATCAAAGATTTGGTTGTGGATATGTCGAGCTTCTGGGCGAATCTGAACGCAGTTGATCCGTATGTAAGTACGGCATCGCGACAAGTGCCAGAACGTGAATTTCTCCAGTCTCCAGAAGAGCGCGACAAGTTGAATCAGACCGGAAACTGTATCATGTGCGGTGCGTGTTATTCGGAATGTAACGCCCGCGAAGTTAATCCGGAGTTTGTGGGACCTCATGCGCTGGCGAAAGCCTACCGAATGGTGACGGATTCGCGGGATGATTCAACGGTCGATCGATTAGAAAAATATAACGAGGGAACGAGTGGAGTCTGGGGCTGTACTCGTTGCTATTACTGCAATTCGGTCTGTCCGATGGAAGTCGCACCGATGGATCAAATCGGCAAGATTAAGAATGAGATTTTGCATAGTGAAATCGTCGATGAAAGTCGATCGATTCGTCACCGTAGAACTTTGATTAATCTTGTGAAACAAGGCGGCTGGATCGATGAAAGACAGTTCGGCTTAAAAGTGGTGGCGAACAATTTCAGAGATTTACAAGGCTTATTTAGTCTTGCCCCACTGGGAATTCGCATGATTCAGCGGGGCAAATTTCCGCTCTCGTTTGAGAAATCGCAAGGAACGGATACGATACGATCGCTGATCGAATCCGTCCAAGCTTTTGAAGCCCAATCAAAATAA
- a CDS encoding AbrB family transcriptional regulator — protein MSEPATAPLTGKALLQKVKELSHLPRRETAKRCGYYTVTKNNQTRVNLTEFYDALLVAKGLPLDPEGTKDGRGREPTYRVSVHQNGQIVIGAAYTKAMGLKPGDEFEIKLGYKHIHLVQLSGDKASKNGAVEVEENE, from the coding sequence ATGAGTGAACCTGCAACCGCCCCTTTAACCGGGAAGGCATTACTTCAAAAAGTAAAAGAACTGTCACATCTACCGCGTCGAGAAACGGCAAAGCGATGTGGCTATTACACCGTTACGAAAAACAACCAAACTCGCGTCAATTTGACCGAGTTTTATGATGCCTTGCTGGTGGCGAAAGGGCTTCCTCTCGATCCCGAAGGCACCAAGGACGGTCGCGGACGTGAACCAACTTATCGAGTGAGTGTCCATCAAAATGGGCAAATCGTGATCGGTGCGGCTTACACCAAAGCAATGGGTCTAAAACCTGGCGATGAGTTTGAAATTAAACTCGGTTATAAGCACATTCATTTGGTGCAACTCTCCGGCGACAAAGCCAGTAAAAATGGTGCAGTCGAAGTAGAAGAGAACGAATGA
- a CDS encoding chlorophyll a/b-binding protein, with protein sequence MTAETPKPETQEPDEKQPAFGWTPYAEVINGRFAMIGFVALLILQLVTRQDFFTWLGF encoded by the coding sequence ATGACTGCTGAAACTCCTAAACCTGAAACTCAAGAGCCTGACGAGAAGCAACCTGCTTTTGGTTGGACACCGTATGCTGAAGTGATCAATGGACGATTCGCCATGATTGGATTTGTGGCTTTGTTGATTTTACAGTTAGTCACTCGCCAAGATTTCTTTACTTGGCTTGGATTCTAA
- a CDS encoding CPBP family intramembrane glutamic endopeptidase has protein sequence MNQFPIVINAVQFVNAFSQTPAFVQIGFFFLVWGLAWLPIAIPIAFWVKWKPFNPLELQQKLPLVASLYAIAPFILWGVARLKSLPFSTFGIHLNSNLFASAGIGLGIGVVGILILFGIQTAFGWIHWRSENWRKWLAASLPTLLLGIWIGLTEELVFRGFFFGQFEADFWTSAIVSSVIFAVLHLIWEGKEKIPQLPGLTLMGVVLCLAFVQDRNNIGLAWGLHAGWVWMIASLDAAEILQYEETAPEWGTGIDRQPLAGLLGLLFLLGTGLGIEAILG, from the coding sequence ATGAATCAGTTTCCTATCGTGATCAATGCAGTTCAGTTTGTTAACGCTTTCTCACAAACGCCTGCATTTGTTCAGATAGGATTCTTTTTTTTGGTGTGGGGTTTAGCGTGGTTGCCGATCGCAATTCCAATCGCGTTTTGGGTAAAATGGAAGCCGTTTAATCCGCTAGAGTTACAGCAAAAATTGCCGCTCGTGGCTTCTCTTTATGCGATCGCTCCGTTCATTTTATGGGGCGTTGCTCGTCTCAAAAGCCTTCCATTTTCGACCTTTGGAATTCATTTGAACTCGAATCTTTTTGCTTCAGCCGGAATCGGATTAGGGATCGGAGTTGTTGGAATTCTGATTTTATTCGGGATACAAACGGCGTTCGGTTGGATTCATTGGAGATCCGAAAACTGGCGAAAATGGTTGGCGGCAAGTTTACCAACACTTTTACTTGGAATCTGGATCGGATTGACTGAAGAACTGGTGTTTCGTGGGTTCTTCTTTGGACAGTTTGAAGCAGATTTTTGGACAAGTGCGATCGTATCGAGCGTGATTTTTGCCGTGCTTCATTTGATTTGGGAAGGCAAAGAAAAGATTCCACAATTGCCTGGATTGACGCTGATGGGTGTGGTGTTGTGTTTGGCGTTTGTGCAGGATCGCAATAATATTGGACTGGCTTGGGGACTCCACGCGGGTTGGGTGTGGATGATTGCGAGTTTGGATGCAGCAGAAATTCTGCAATACGAAGAGACTGCACCAGAATGGGGAACGGGAATCGATCGTCAACCGTTAGCGGGATTGTTGGGGTTGTTGTTTCTGCTCGGAACGGGATTGGGAATTGAAGCCATTTTGGGGTGA
- the ftsY gene encoding signal recognition particle-docking protein FtsY encodes MTFNWFNRFNKEEENQPEPAPAAETPVEETPAEETPSKEDARIANARAIVEAFRRKQREQAEQAPETPEVVEEEALEPVEAIVAESEPVEAPEVVESSETVSEAVEPEIEQAEPESTEEVALALPFWAQSQADTQARLERLRATAIEEPTEPEPVVEAPKLEPAFTIDEGFLWSADVLSAMGRRAEDVSIEEITWLKRLRQGLDKTRRSLVNQLKAIVGQGPLNQDAVYEIESLLLQADAGVEATDKIIEALQAKLRQETLPPDQAIAYLKQILRDLLDQPLQGSHSAFFAPEKDTLNIWLMTGVNGAGKTTTLGKLAHIATKSGYKCLIGAADTFRAAAVEQVKVWGQRSNVEVIANPGQNTDPAAVVFDAISAAQSRGTELLLIDTAGRLQNKKNLMDELSKVRRIIDKKAGDAKVESLLVLDATLGQNGLKQAEVFAQAAQLSGVVLTKLDGTAKGGIALAVVEQLGLPIRFIGAGEGIEDLRPFSSYEFVEALISG; translated from the coding sequence ATGACGTTTAATTGGTTCAATCGGTTTAACAAAGAAGAAGAAAATCAGCCTGAACCGGCTCCAGCGGCAGAAACGCCCGTGGAGGAAACGCCTGCTGAAGAGACACCTTCGAAAGAAGATGCGCGGATTGCCAATGCAAGAGCGATCGTAGAAGCCTTTCGCCGCAAACAGCGAGAACAAGCCGAACAAGCACCAGAAACGCCTGAAGTCGTTGAAGAAGAGGCTCTAGAACCTGTAGAAGCGATCGTTGCCGAATCCGAACCGGTAGAAGCTCCAGAAGTCGTCGAATCTTCCGAAACCGTTTCCGAAGCTGTCGAACCTGAAATCGAGCAAGCTGAACCCGAATCGACAGAAGAAGTGGCTCTTGCCCTTCCGTTTTGGGCGCAATCTCAAGCGGATACCCAAGCTCGACTCGAACGCCTTAGAGCAACTGCTATTGAAGAACCGACCGAACCTGAACCAGTTGTCGAAGCACCGAAACTAGAACCCGCATTTACGATCGATGAAGGTTTCCTCTGGTCTGCGGATGTTCTTTCTGCGATGGGAAGACGGGCGGAAGATGTGTCGATCGAAGAAATCACCTGGCTCAAACGCCTACGGCAAGGACTCGATAAAACTCGCCGCAGTTTAGTTAATCAACTCAAAGCCATCGTCGGTCAAGGTCCGCTGAATCAAGATGCCGTTTATGAGATTGAATCGCTATTGCTTCAAGCGGATGCGGGTGTAGAAGCGACCGACAAAATTATCGAGGCATTGCAGGCGAAATTAAGACAGGAAACATTGCCGCCGGATCAAGCGATCGCATACCTAAAACAAATCTTGCGTGATCTCCTAGATCAACCGCTACAGGGTTCACATAGTGCATTCTTCGCGCCTGAAAAAGACACCTTAAACATTTGGCTGATGACGGGGGTGAATGGAGCGGGGAAAACAACGACGCTCGGTAAACTTGCCCACATTGCGACCAAATCTGGCTACAAATGCTTGATTGGAGCGGCTGATACTTTTCGGGCGGCAGCGGTTGAGCAAGTCAAAGTTTGGGGACAAAGAAGCAACGTCGAAGTCATTGCAAATCCAGGACAGAATACTGATCCGGCTGCGGTTGTCTTTGATGCAATTAGTGCGGCTCAGTCTCGTGGAACTGAATTACTGCTGATTGATACGGCTGGGCGGCTTCAGAACAAGAAGAATCTGATGGATGAACTCAGCAAAGTTCGTCGCATTATCGATAAAAAAGCGGGAGATGCCAAAGTCGAATCCTTGCTTGTTCTCGATGCAACACTGGGACAAAACGGATTAAAACAAGCGGAAGTGTTCGCGCAAGCGGCTCAACTGAGTGGTGTAGTGCTGACGAAACTGGATGGAACGGCAAAAGGTGGAATCGCGCTTGCAGTCGTCGAACAGCTTGGATTACCGATTCGCTTTATCGGTGCGGGAGAAGGGATTGAGGATTTGCGTCCATTCTCTAGTTATGAATTTGTTGAAGCGTTGATTAGCGGTTAG